A portion of the Bifidobacterium lemurum genome contains these proteins:
- a CDS encoding aspartate aminotransferase family protein, which produces MATRSTIMDTNSFRPQMAAALDPRTRALTEEREVLGPAYRLFYRKPVHLVTGRGSHLWDADGVEYLDVYNNVASVGHCHPRVVEALSKQAASLNTHTRYLHENVLRYAEDILSTMPDELDRVMFQCTGSEANDLAVRVAQAYTGGEGVIVTAEAYHGNSDLTSKLSPALGTAQTLGLTMRMIPTPDTYRVAIDGRPAAACSPEEFGAWMAGEVRRAVADMERHGIRFAALLADSIFSSDGVYPDPVGYLKPVIDAVHELGGVWIADEVQPGFTRTGDSFWGFGRQGIVPDLVTSGKPMANGLPTSMMAARHEVLEPFASSIPYFNTFGGNPVCMAAAQAVLDVMRDEDTMGNAKRVGAIFRQAVSGLMDAHPCIGDVRGAGLYIGCEIVKPGTKEPDQATALDILETLRSHRILTSVCGRYGNILKLRPPLVFSESDVDWFMDGFSATLKELGL; this is translated from the coding sequence ATGGCAACACGTTCAACGATTATGGACACCAACAGCTTCCGCCCCCAGATGGCGGCGGCGCTCGACCCGCGCACGCGCGCCCTCACCGAGGAGCGAGAGGTGCTGGGGCCCGCCTACCGGCTGTTCTACCGCAAGCCGGTGCATCTGGTCACCGGCCGTGGATCCCACCTGTGGGACGCGGACGGTGTGGAATACCTCGACGTCTACAACAACGTGGCGTCGGTCGGGCACTGCCATCCCCGCGTGGTGGAGGCCCTCTCCAAGCAGGCGGCGTCGCTGAACACGCACACCCGCTATCTGCATGAGAACGTGCTGCGGTACGCCGAGGACATCCTCTCGACGATGCCCGACGAGCTCGACCGCGTCATGTTCCAGTGCACGGGCTCCGAGGCGAACGACCTCGCGGTGCGCGTGGCCCAGGCGTACACCGGCGGCGAAGGGGTGATCGTCACCGCCGAGGCCTATCACGGCAACTCCGATCTCACCTCGAAACTCTCGCCGGCGTTGGGCACCGCGCAGACGTTGGGGCTGACGATGCGTATGATCCCCACGCCGGACACCTACCGCGTGGCCATCGATGGCAGGCCCGCGGCCGCATGCTCCCCCGAGGAGTTCGGAGCGTGGATGGCGGGCGAGGTGCGCAGGGCCGTGGCCGACATGGAACGCCACGGCATCCGGTTCGCCGCGCTGCTGGCCGATTCGATTTTCTCGTCCGACGGCGTCTATCCGGACCCGGTGGGGTATCTCAAGCCGGTGATCGACGCCGTGCACGAGTTGGGCGGCGTGTGGATCGCCGACGAGGTGCAGCCGGGATTCACCCGCACGGGAGACTCGTTCTGGGGATTCGGCAGACAGGGGATCGTGCCCGATTTGGTCACCTCCGGCAAGCCGATGGCCAACGGGCTGCCCACCTCGATGATGGCCGCCCGCCACGAGGTGCTCGAGCCGTTCGCCTCGTCCATCCCGTATTTCAACACCTTCGGCGGCAATCCGGTGTGCATGGCGGCGGCCCAGGCGGTGCTCGACGTGATGCGCGACGAGGACACGATGGGCAACGCCAAACGCGTCGGCGCGATATTCAGGCAGGCGGTGTCCGGTCTGATGGACGCGCATCCCTGCATCGGCGACGTGCGCGGCGCCGGTCTGTACATCGGCTGCGAGATCGTCAAGCCCGGCACCAAGGAACCCGATCAGGCGACCGCGCTCGACATCCTCGAAACCCTGCGATCCCACCGCATCCTCACCTCGGTGTGCGGGCGTTACGGCAACATCCTCAAGCTGCGCCCGCCGCTGGTGTTCAGCGAATCCGACGTGGACTGGTTCATGGACGGCTTCAGCGCCACGCTCAAGGAACTGGGATTGTGA
- a CDS encoding GntR family transcriptional regulator, translated as MSDETVRRLRALIRARELMPGERLGVERALAESLGVSRADLRSALERMEADHEIRRTIGRGGGVFVSDGRLERNINTVESLPAIARRQGRVLRSRVLRAVIAPASPSDIRLLELDGPHPMVYDITRLRLIEGTPLSLEISRLPAALFPGLLTLDLTEPFYTLFERDYGVRPACVDETLETVLADPDQAASLGVRDSDPLVRIRRVARSGEGTPFERATDVYVASRMRFTMHHSGYVRLSATQR; from the coding sequence GTGAGCGACGAGACCGTCCGCCGCCTGCGCGCTCTGATTCGCGCGCGGGAGCTGATGCCGGGGGAGCGGCTGGGCGTCGAACGCGCCTTGGCCGAATCCCTCGGCGTCAGCCGCGCCGATCTGCGTTCGGCGCTGGAGCGGATGGAGGCCGATCACGAGATCCGCCGCACCATCGGGCGCGGAGGCGGCGTCTTCGTGTCGGACGGCCGGCTGGAACGCAACATCAACACCGTCGAGTCGCTGCCCGCCATCGCCAGACGGCAGGGGAGGGTGCTGCGCTCCCGGGTGCTGCGCGCGGTGATCGCGCCCGCCTCTCCCTCCGACATCCGCCTGCTCGAATTGGACGGACCCCATCCGATGGTGTACGACATCACCCGGTTGCGCCTGATCGAAGGGACGCCGCTGTCGTTGGAGATCAGCCGGCTTCCGGCCGCGCTGTTCCCCGGACTGCTCACCTTGGACCTGACGGAGCCGTTCTACACGCTGTTCGAGCGGGATTACGGCGTGCGGCCCGCATGCGTCGACGAAACCCTGGAAACCGTGCTCGCCGATCCGGATCAGGCCGCAAGCCTCGGCGTGCGGGATTCGGACCCGCTGGTGCGCATACGGCGCGTCGCCCGGAGCGGGGAGGGGACTCCGTTCGAACGCGCCACGGACGTGTACGTCGCCTCGCGGATGCGGTTCACCATGCACCATTCCGGATACGTGCGGTTGTCGGCCACCCAGCGATAG
- a CDS encoding HAD family hydrolase encodes MGRSVITDVIFDFGGVLVDFQPRLALEGQYPPGVVDMFFDPADRFGYRYYERKANLGWSEERVLADYEAQHGPAVAWVFRVLLERQGMALAGMMPGMGELLRDLDASGIRMWGLTNFTTGYVEAARERFPELRLLTDVVVSSEEGMIKPDPRIFRRAVARFGVDPARTAFVDDKRRNADVATSEGLRGVLFADADQLRRDFLQQKEH; translated from the coding sequence GTGGGACGGTCCGTCATCACCGATGTGATATTCGATTTCGGCGGCGTGTTGGTCGATTTCCAGCCGAGGCTCGCGTTGGAGGGGCAGTATCCGCCCGGCGTGGTCGATATGTTCTTCGACCCGGCGGACCGTTTCGGCTATCGCTACTACGAGCGGAAGGCCAATCTGGGATGGAGCGAGGAGCGGGTGCTCGCCGATTACGAGGCTCAGCACGGTCCCGCGGTCGCGTGGGTGTTCCGGGTGCTGCTCGAGCGGCAGGGGATGGCCCTCGCCGGCATGATGCCCGGCATGGGGGAGTTGCTGCGCGATCTGGACGCGTCGGGGATCCGCATGTGGGGGCTGACGAATTTCACGACCGGCTATGTCGAGGCCGCCCGCGAGCGGTTCCCCGAACTGCGGTTGCTGACGGATGTGGTGGTCTCGTCCGAAGAGGGCATGATCAAGCCGGATCCGCGGATCTTCCGTCGTGCCGTCGCGCGCTTCGGCGTCGATCCCGCGCGCACGGCGTTCGTGGACGACAAGCGGCGCAACGCCGACGTGGCGACTTCGGAGGGGCTGAGGGGCGTCCTCTTCGCCGACGCCGATCAATTACGTAGGGATTTTTTACAGCAAAAGGAGCATTAA
- a CDS encoding ABC transporter substrate-binding protein: MVSHNKRFIAALASVAAMGIALSGCGSAGGDTASDGATSGEPVEITYMHRLPDSEGMTQVNDIVKKWNDEHPDIQVTATKFDGNASDMIKKLETDVKSGEAPDLAQIGYSELPEVFTKGLLEDVTEEAAKYQDHFAEGPFNLMQVGGKTYGLPQDTGPLVYYYNATAFEELGLSVPTTQEELIESAKKAAEQGKYILSYQADEAGNMFPSLAGASEAWYTVEDDAWVVNTETAGSDAVASVFQELIDSSAVATSPRWDPSFDASLQDGSLIGTIGAGWEAPLLMDSIGDAQKGQWRVAQLGDWFENDGKSGPDGGSGVAVLKGSEHPAEAMEFLDWFNTQVADLVSQGLVVAASTEAAETPSDWAEFYGGQDVMAELATANDNMGEFTYMPGYSAVGAAMKETAAKAVDGSGKVADVFATAQSTSIETLKNLGLTVAE, from the coding sequence ATGGTTTCGCACAACAAACGCTTCATAGCCGCTCTGGCCTCCGTCGCCGCGATGGGCATCGCCCTGTCCGGCTGCGGCAGCGCCGGTGGCGACACCGCCAGCGATGGCGCGACCTCGGGTGAGCCCGTCGAGATCACCTACATGCACCGTCTGCCCGATAGCGAGGGCATGACCCAGGTGAACGACATCGTCAAGAAGTGGAACGACGAGCATCCGGACATCCAGGTCACCGCCACCAAGTTCGACGGCAACGCCTCCGACATGATCAAGAAGCTCGAGACCGACGTCAAGTCCGGCGAGGCGCCCGACCTGGCGCAGATCGGCTACTCCGAGCTGCCCGAGGTCTTCACCAAGGGCCTGCTGGAGGACGTCACCGAAGAGGCCGCCAAGTATCAGGACCACTTCGCCGAAGGACCCTTCAATCTGATGCAGGTCGGCGGCAAGACCTACGGCCTGCCGCAGGACACCGGCCCGCTGGTCTACTACTACAACGCCACCGCCTTCGAGGAGCTGGGCCTGAGCGTGCCCACCACCCAGGAGGAGCTCATCGAGTCCGCCAAGAAGGCCGCCGAGCAGGGCAAGTACATCCTGTCCTACCAGGCCGACGAAGCCGGCAACATGTTCCCCAGTCTGGCCGGAGCCTCCGAGGCGTGGTACACCGTCGAGGATGACGCCTGGGTCGTCAACACCGAAACCGCCGGCTCCGACGCCGTGGCCTCCGTGTTCCAGGAGCTGATCGACAGCAGCGCCGTGGCCACCAGCCCGCGTTGGGATCCCTCCTTCGACGCCTCCCTGCAGGACGGCTCCCTGATCGGCACCATCGGCGCCGGCTGGGAAGCCCCGCTGCTCATGGATTCCATCGGTGATGCCCAGAAGGGCCAGTGGCGCGTCGCCCAGCTCGGCGATTGGTTCGAGAACGACGGCAAGTCCGGCCCCGACGGTGGCTCCGGCGTGGCCGTCCTCAAGGGCTCCGAGCATCCGGCCGAGGCCATGGAGTTCCTCGACTGGTTCAACACCCAGGTCGCCGATCTGGTCTCCCAGGGCCTGGTCGTGGCCGCCAGCACCGAAGCCGCCGAAACCCCGTCCGATTGGGCCGAGTTCTACGGTGGCCAGGACGTGATGGCCGAGCTCGCCACCGCCAACGACAACATGGGCGAGTTCACCTACATGCCCGGCTACTCCGCGGTGGGCGCCGCGATGAAGGAAACCGCCGCCAAGGCGGTGGACGGTTCCGGCAAGGTCGCGGACGTCTTCGCCACGGCCCAGTCCACCTCCATCGAGACCCTCAAGAACCTCGGACTGACCGTAGCCGAGTAA
- a CDS encoding carbohydrate ABC transporter permease, translated as MTATTQSAKAGGARRAAKPKRSNAAKRENRTGWAFMAPFGILFALVFILPIIWAIYSSFFRQVSEGGGAYGGGELVNKFVGFENFQYVLTSSNFWGGIGRVLIYTLIQVPIMIIAALALAMVIDSFVVKHITGFRLGYFLPYAIPGVVASIIWVYLYNGQISPIVKGLAALGINVDFFADNIVLASMANITTWTFTGYNMLIFLAALQAIPHELYEAARIDGANGFQIAMKIKLPNVRSAALLAMLLSIVGTIQLFNEPQIMQTADPGISKSYTPMMMAMNTSQGTLTPGGDGPASAIAIVMALIAGVLAMAYALVERNVNAE; from the coding sequence ATGACTGCAACCACACAATCCGCGAAGGCGGGCGGCGCGCGTCGCGCGGCCAAGCCGAAGCGGTCGAACGCCGCGAAACGCGAGAATCGCACCGGCTGGGCGTTTATGGCGCCGTTCGGCATCCTGTTCGCCCTCGTATTCATCCTGCCCATCATCTGGGCCATCTATTCCAGCTTCTTCCGCCAGGTGTCCGAAGGCGGCGGCGCGTACGGCGGCGGCGAACTCGTCAACAAGTTCGTCGGCTTCGAGAACTTCCAGTACGTGCTCACCTCATCCAACTTCTGGGGCGGCATCGGCCGCGTGCTCATCTACACCCTCATCCAAGTGCCCATCATGATCATCGCCGCCCTCGCGCTGGCCATGGTCATCGACTCCTTCGTCGTCAAGCACATCACCGGTTTCCGTCTGGGCTACTTCCTGCCCTACGCCATCCCCGGCGTCGTGGCCTCGATCATCTGGGTGTACCTCTACAACGGCCAGATCTCCCCGATCGTCAAAGGTCTGGCGGCCCTGGGCATCAACGTCGACTTCTTCGCCGACAACATCGTGCTCGCCTCCATGGCCAACATCACCACCTGGACCTTCACCGGCTACAACATGCTGATCTTCCTGGCCGCATTGCAGGCCATCCCGCACGAGCTGTACGAGGCGGCGCGCATCGACGGCGCGAACGGCTTCCAGATCGCGATGAAGATCAAGCTGCCGAACGTGCGCTCCGCCGCCCTGCTCGCCATGCTGCTGTCCATCGTCGGCACCATCCAGCTGTTCAACGAGCCGCAGATCATGCAGACCGCCGACCCCGGCATCTCCAAATCGTATACGCCGATGATGATGGCCATGAACACCTCGCAGGGCACCCTCACCCCCGGCGGTGACGGCCCGGCCTCGGCCATCGCCATCGTGATGGCGCTGATCGCGGGCGTGCTCGCCATGGCCTACGCCCTCGTCGAAAGGAATGTGAACGCGGAATGA
- a CDS encoding carbohydrate ABC transporter permease → MIAMSSQARARRKAEKLQAKAANDLPRSMRPSPVVKVITIVVLVAALIYFLFPIYWAIIASTKTPSQMTGSNGLWFAVGIDQLPDAIATNYSKLLGWTRGQFWRWVLNSLIYSGVSAAVGTIVAVMAGYATAKFNFRGKNAAIGIIMGCMLMPAALLTIPQYSIFHAVHLTNTMLAVIIPCSVSPFGFFLGRVYAQSSVPNELLEAARIDGAGEARIFFTIVLRILAPAMVTIFLFLFVATWNNFLLPLMMLSSDTLKPVTLGLYGMVSLATFNDRGALMMGALLGVLPVIVLFLGLQRYWQAGLAAGAVKG, encoded by the coding sequence ATGATCGCCATGTCCTCACAGGCGCGCGCCCGCAGGAAAGCCGAGAAGCTCCAGGCGAAGGCGGCCAACGACCTGCCCCGCTCGATGCGTCCGTCCCCGGTCGTCAAGGTCATCACCATCGTGGTGCTGGTCGCGGCCCTGATCTACTTCCTCTTCCCGATCTACTGGGCGATCATCGCCTCGACGAAGACCCCCTCGCAGATGACCGGCAGCAACGGTCTGTGGTTCGCGGTCGGCATCGACCAGCTGCCCGACGCCATCGCCACCAACTACTCCAAGCTGTTGGGGTGGACCCGCGGCCAGTTCTGGCGCTGGGTGCTCAACTCGCTGATCTACTCGGGCGTCTCCGCCGCCGTCGGCACCATCGTGGCCGTCATGGCCGGCTATGCCACCGCGAAGTTCAACTTCCGCGGCAAGAACGCCGCCATCGGCATCATCATGGGCTGCATGCTCATGCCCGCCGCCCTGCTGACCATCCCGCAGTACTCGATCTTCCACGCGGTGCACCTGACCAACACCATGCTCGCCGTGATCATCCCCTGCTCGGTCTCGCCCTTCGGATTCTTCCTGGGCCGCGTGTACGCGCAGAGCTCCGTGCCGAACGAACTGCTGGAGGCCGCCCGCATCGACGGCGCCGGCGAAGCCCGCATCTTCTTCACGATCGTGCTGAGGATCCTCGCCCCCGCCATGGTGACGATCTTCCTCTTCCTGTTCGTGGCCACCTGGAACAACTTCCTGCTGCCGTTGATGATGCTCTCCTCCGACACGCTCAAGCCGGTCACGCTCGGTTTGTACGGCATGGTCTCCCTGGCCACGTTCAACGATCGAGGAGCCTTGATGATGGGCGCGCTGCTCGGCGTGCTTCCGGTGATCGTGCTCTTCCTCGGCCTGCAGCGCTACTGGCAGGCCGGCCTCGCCGCCGGCGCGGTCAAGGGCTGA
- the gnpA gene encoding 1,3-beta-galactosyl-N-acetylhexosamine phosphorylase — translation MTTTGRFTLPSEENFAEKTKELAELWGADAIRNSDGTHLDEAVLALGKKVYSAYFPTRAHNEWITLHMDETPQVFLLTGRVLAQDSTVDVPLMDSFYEEQLQPNRDADPHKYWEVIDRTTGQVVDASDWTLDAETDTVHIANATPMHEYTVTFLAYIIWDPVEMYNHLTNDWGDKEHEIPFDIYHDATRGFVLDTFRDWLKDNPQVDVVRFTTFFYQFTLLFDEKHREKIVDWFGCSCTVSPKALDDFEAEYGYRQRPEDFVDGGAYNSAWRVPRKAQRDWIDFLSGFVRRNVKELVDMTHAAGKEAMMFLGDQWIGTEPYKEGFEELGLDAVVGSIGDGTTTRMIADIPGVKYTEGRFLPYFFPDTFYEGNDPSVEGLDNWRKARRAIMRSPISRMGYGGYLSLAAKFPKFVDTVTHIADEFRDLHERTGGVAAEGELNVAILNSWGKMRSWMAYTVAHALPNKQTYSYYGILEALSGMRVNVRFISFDDVVSGGVDDDIDVIITGGPVDTAYSGGDAWTDPKLVETLRAWVRGGGALVGVGEPSSLARFQAGRFFQLADVFGVDEERYQTLSVDKYFPPVVERHFITEDVDVADGVIEAANAARAIPLSGCGGGQGGVVGGIDFGEPIPNTYPINEDVTLIRADNGQVQLAVNEYGEGRGVYLSGLPYSAANARLLERILFYASRNEDKYDAWSSTNPECEVAYFPQSHVYCVINNTDQPQTTEVRLGDGTSERFELASSAIAWREV, via the coding sequence ATGACCACTACTGGTCGTTTCACCCTTCCCAGCGAAGAGAACTTCGCCGAGAAAACCAAGGAACTCGCCGAACTGTGGGGCGCCGACGCCATCCGCAACTCCGACGGCACCCATCTGGACGAGGCCGTGCTCGCCCTCGGCAAGAAGGTGTACAGCGCCTACTTCCCGACCCGCGCGCACAACGAGTGGATCACCCTGCATATGGACGAGACCCCGCAGGTCTTCCTGCTCACCGGCCGTGTGCTGGCCCAGGACTCCACGGTGGACGTGCCGCTGATGGACAGCTTCTACGAGGAGCAGCTCCAGCCGAACCGCGACGCCGACCCGCACAAGTACTGGGAGGTCATCGACCGCACCACCGGCCAGGTCGTGGACGCCTCCGATTGGACGCTCGACGCCGAGACGGACACGGTGCATATCGCGAACGCGACGCCGATGCACGAGTACACGGTCACCTTCCTCGCCTACATCATCTGGGACCCGGTCGAGATGTACAACCATCTGACCAACGACTGGGGCGACAAGGAACACGAGATCCCCTTCGACATCTACCACGACGCCACCCGCGGCTTCGTGCTCGACACCTTCCGTGACTGGCTCAAGGACAACCCGCAGGTCGACGTGGTGCGCTTCACCACCTTCTTCTACCAGTTCACGCTGCTGTTCGACGAGAAGCACCGCGAGAAGATCGTCGACTGGTTCGGCTGCTCCTGCACCGTGAGCCCCAAGGCCCTCGACGATTTCGAGGCCGAATACGGCTACCGCCAGCGTCCCGAGGACTTCGTGGACGGCGGCGCCTACAACTCCGCCTGGCGCGTGCCCCGCAAGGCCCAGCGCGATTGGATCGACTTCCTCTCCGGCTTCGTGCGCCGCAACGTCAAGGAACTCGTCGACATGACCCACGCCGCCGGCAAAGAGGCCATGATGTTCCTCGGTGACCAGTGGATCGGCACCGAGCCCTACAAGGAGGGCTTCGAGGAGCTCGGTCTCGACGCGGTGGTCGGCTCCATCGGCGACGGCACCACCACCCGCATGATCGCGGACATCCCCGGCGTCAAGTACACCGAGGGCCGCTTCCTGCCGTACTTCTTCCCCGACACCTTCTACGAAGGCAACGACCCGAGCGTCGAAGGCCTCGACAACTGGCGCAAGGCCCGCCGCGCCATCATGCGCAGCCCCATCTCGCGCATGGGCTACGGCGGCTACCTGAGCCTGGCCGCCAAATTCCCCAAGTTCGTCGACACCGTGACCCACATCGCCGACGAATTCCGCGATCTGCACGAGCGCACCGGGGGAGTCGCCGCCGAAGGCGAGCTCAACGTGGCGATCCTCAACAGCTGGGGCAAGATGCGCTCCTGGATGGCCTACACCGTGGCGCACGCGCTGCCCAACAAGCAGACCTACTCCTACTACGGCATCCTCGAGGCCCTCTCCGGCATGCGCGTCAACGTGCGCTTCATCAGCTTCGACGACGTGGTCTCGGGCGGTGTGGACGACGACATCGACGTGATCATCACCGGCGGCCCTGTCGACACCGCCTATTCCGGCGGCGACGCGTGGACCGATCCGAAACTGGTCGAAACCCTGCGCGCCTGGGTGCGCGGCGGCGGCGCGTTGGTGGGCGTGGGCGAGCCGAGCTCGCTGGCCCGCTTCCAAGCCGGACGCTTCTTCCAGCTGGCCGATGTGTTCGGCGTGGACGAGGAGCGCTACCAGACGCTGTCCGTCGACAAGTACTTCCCGCCGGTCGTCGAGCGCCACTTCATCACCGAGGACGTGGACGTGGCCGACGGCGTGATCGAGGCGGCCAACGCGGCCCGCGCGATTCCTCTGTCCGGCTGCGGCGGCGGCCAGGGCGGCGTCGTGGGCGGCATCGACTTCGGCGAGCCCATCCCCAACACCTATCCCATCAACGAGGACGTGACGCTGATCCGCGCCGACAACGGCCAGGTCCAGCTCGCGGTCAACGAATACGGCGAGGGACGCGGCGTCTACCTGTCCGGCCTGCCGTACTCCGCGGCCAACGCCCGACTGCTGGAGCGCATCCTCTTCTACGCCAGCCGCAACGAGGACAAATACGACGCGTGGAGCTCGACCAACCCCGAGTGCGAGGTCGCGTACTTCCCCCAGTCGCATGTCTACTGCGTGATCAACAACACCGACCAGCCGCAGACCACCGAGGTCCGTCTCGGCGACGGCACGTCGGAACGCTTTGAACTCGCCTCCAGCGCCATCGCCTGGCGCGAGGTGTGA
- a CDS encoding phosphotransferase enzyme family protein: MAQHDAHLDAVVENFPLEGTVESIAPYGDGHINTTYLVTTGVRRYILQRMNTDIFPDTANLMRNIELVTDFLRSQGQETLDIIRTSDGASYYEAPDGPYRVFVFIENTISYNLVPDADVFRDAGAAFGQFQNQLARFDASQLTETIANFHNTPSRFRDFQAAVEADSMGRAAGCRDEIDFFMNHADEYSVIMDGLADGSIPLRVTHNDTKLNNILMDADTHKARAIIDLDTVMPGSMLFDFGDSIRFGASTALEDEKDLDKVHFSTELFRAYAQGFVGELRDSITAREAELLPMGGKMMTMECGMRFLADYLVGDTYFATKYPEHNLVRARTQIKLVQEMEQKAGETDAIVDEIMNEAR, encoded by the coding sequence ATGGCTCAGCATGACGCCCACCTCGACGCGGTCGTCGAGAACTTCCCCCTCGAGGGAACCGTCGAAAGCATCGCCCCCTACGGCGACGGCCACATCAACACCACCTACCTGGTCACGACCGGCGTCCGCCGGTACATCCTGCAGAGGATGAACACCGACATCTTCCCCGACACGGCGAACCTGATGCGCAACATCGAGCTCGTCACCGACTTCCTGCGCTCGCAGGGCCAGGAGACGCTGGACATCATCCGCACCAGCGACGGCGCCTCCTACTATGAGGCCCCGGACGGCCCGTACCGCGTGTTCGTGTTCATCGAGAACACCATCTCGTACAACCTCGTGCCCGACGCGGACGTGTTCCGCGACGCCGGCGCGGCGTTCGGCCAGTTCCAGAACCAGCTGGCGCGCTTCGACGCCTCGCAGCTGACCGAGACCATCGCCAACTTCCACAACACCCCGAGCCGTTTCCGCGACTTCCAGGCCGCGGTGGAGGCGGACTCGATGGGCCGCGCCGCCGGCTGCCGCGACGAGATCGACTTCTTCATGAACCACGCCGACGAATACTCGGTGATCATGGACGGTCTGGCGGACGGCTCGATCCCGCTGCGCGTGACGCATAACGACACCAAGCTCAACAACATCCTGATGGACGCGGACACGCACAAGGCGCGCGCCATCATCGACCTCGACACCGTGATGCCGGGCTCCATGCTGTTCGACTTCGGCGACTCCATCCGCTTCGGCGCCTCCACGGCGCTCGAGGACGAGAAGGACCTCGACAAGGTGCATTTCAGCACCGAGCTGTTCCGCGCGTACGCGCAAGGATTCGTGGGCGAGCTGCGCGACAGCATCACCGCGCGCGAGGCCGAGCTGCTGCCGATGGGCGGCAAGATGATGACCATGGAATGCGGCATGCGCTTCCTGGCCGACTATCTCGTGGGCGACACCTATTTCGCCACCAAGTATCCCGAGCACAATCTGGTCCGCGCCCGCACGCAGATCAAACTCGTGCAGGAGATGGAGCAGAAGGCCGGCGAAACCGACGCCATCGTCGACGAGATCATGAACGAGGCGCGCTGA
- a CDS encoding UDP-glucose--hexose-1-phosphate uridylyltransferase translates to MVEQDKLEPVYAGVDALVDYACDRLALDRRDADWTRNRIFELFDLNSYAPTGAVADGRSADELLGEFRAAAVEAGLFEAEEGPVWADIVMGILSANPSALQDRFLEVERDWGGMAAMRWLYDYCVANTYVKRAQLDANPRFDSHGLVVTINLAKPEFKDMKKAAAGNAVAGGYPQCTICHENEGFAGRNKRTLRTLPVELGDESWFWQFSPYGYFDQHGICVNTTHTPMHVDRDTFGMLLDFVDRFPGYFLGCNAALPRIGGSVLAHDHFQGGGELLPMHTAPVLRELRLEAFPDVAVEMLDWPGTAVRVVSKSRQSLIDVCDLIREGWVNYSNPDLDIVCEGEDGRRSALSPSAIVTERGYEMSLIFRNNGVSEEYPDGIFHAHPEFYPVKQEPIGLIEAQGLFILPGRLVEQLGHIEDALAAGEDLPEAEREFTLEWDELTKQLDGSRDRDDIRAAIQDELGSVCYRILRNTAVFKTPELTFEFLASLGMRAA, encoded by the coding sequence ATGGTCGAACAGGACAAGCTGGAACCGGTGTACGCCGGCGTCGATGCGCTGGTCGACTACGCCTGCGACCGCCTCGCGTTGGATCGGCGCGACGCCGACTGGACGCGCAACCGCATCTTCGAGCTCTTCGACCTCAACTCGTACGCGCCGACCGGCGCCGTGGCCGACGGTCGTTCCGCGGACGAGCTGTTGGGCGAATTCCGCGCGGCCGCGGTCGAAGCCGGTCTGTTCGAGGCCGAGGAGGGGCCCGTCTGGGCCGATATCGTGATGGGCATCCTCTCCGCGAACCCCTCCGCGCTGCAGGACCGGTTCCTCGAAGTGGAACGCGACTGGGGCGGCATGGCCGCCATGCGCTGGCTGTACGACTACTGCGTGGCCAACACCTACGTCAAGCGCGCGCAGCTCGACGCCAACCCGCGCTTCGATTCGCACGGCCTGGTCGTGACCATCAACCTCGCCAAACCCGAATTCAAGGATATGAAGAAGGCGGCGGCCGGCAACGCCGTGGCCGGAGGATATCCGCAGTGCACCATCTGCCATGAGAACGAGGGCTTCGCCGGGCGAAACAAGCGCACGCTGCGGACCCTGCCTGTCGAACTCGGCGACGAGTCGTGGTTCTGGCAGTTCTCGCCATACGGCTACTTCGACCAGCACGGTATCTGCGTGAACACCACGCACACGCCGATGCACGTCGACCGCGACACCTTCGGCATGCTGCTCGACTTCGTGGACCGCTTCCCCGGATACTTCCTCGGATGCAACGCCGCCCTGCCCCGCATCGGCGGCTCCGTGCTCGCCCACGACCACTTCCAGGGCGGCGGCGAACTGCTGCCGATGCACACCGCGCCCGTGCTGCGCGAACTGCGCCTGGAGGCGTTCCCCGACGTGGCCGTGGAGATGCTCGACTGGCCCGGCACCGCGGTGCGCGTCGTCTCCAAGTCGCGCCAGAGCCTGATCGACGTATGCGATCTGATCCGCGAAGGCTGGGTGAACTATTCGAATCCCGACCTCGACATCGTGTGCGAAGGCGAGGACGGCAGGCGCTCGGCCCTCTCGCCCAGCGCGATCGTCACCGAACGCGGCTACGAGATGAGCCTGATCTTCCGCAACAACGGTGTCAGCGAGGAATATCCGGACGGCATCTTCCACGCGCATCCGGAGTTCTATCCGGTCAAGCAGGAGCCGATCGGCCTGATCGAGGCGCAGGGCCTGTTCATCCTGCCCGGCCGTCTGGTCGAGCAGCTGGGGCATATCGAGGACGCGCTGGCGGCGGGCGAAGACCTGCCCGAAGCGGAACGCGAGTTCACCCTGGAATGGGACGAGCTGACGAAGCAGCTCGACGGCTCGCGCGACCGCGACGACATCCGTGCCGCCATCCAAGACGAGCTCGGCAGCGTCTGCTACCGCATCCTGCGCAACACGGCCGTGTTCAAAACCCCCGAACTCACGTTCGAATTCCTCGCCTCGCTCGGAATGCGCGCCGCATGA